In one window of Triticum dicoccoides isolate Atlit2015 ecotype Zavitan unplaced genomic scaffold, WEW_v2.0 scaffold974, whole genome shotgun sequence DNA:
- the LOC119348598 gene encoding uncharacterized protein LOC119348598, whose protein sequence is MSIPAPLEDEDLLREILLRLPPLPSTLSRASLVCTRWRRILSDPRFLRCFSRHHPEPPLLGFFKESTPYPFFIPVLDPPDRIPAERFFVPEMTGDWEFLGCRHGLAVMLSESLCEIFVWDPLNGQQHRVPFPPELRDAKRESFCRCSATVMCVDDQDGHVQEDCFLNPAFKLVLICSRRDLKTSLACAYESVSGVWGNVVSASTRRMVMKLKPSILIRSAVYWLLHGGQILAFDIERQTLAVIETPVDAERWSFQLLRTDEDSVLGLAAMSKLGIHIWERKLNSDGVAGWVLLQKINQLEGMLSNDFINGGMVGYDEDLNVVVLSTYSGDFMLHLESRRIRLITKKNRRVDMMHFPHRNFYTAGRGSGWKWVDPNL, encoded by the exons atGTCAATTCCAGCGCCGCTGGAAGATGAGGACCTCCTCCGGGAGATCCTCCTCCGGCTGCCTCCGCTGCCGTCAACCCTCTCCCGCGCCTCCCTCGTATGCACGCGCTGGCGCCGCATCCTCTCCGATCCCCGCTTCCTACGCTGTTTCAGCAGACACCACCCGGAACCTCCTCTACTGGGCTTCTTCAAAGAGTCTACCCCATatcccttcttcattcctgtcctggACCCGCCCGATCGCATCCCTGCCGAGCGCTTCTTTGTGCCTGAGATGACGGGGGATTGGGAGTTCCTTGGCTGCCGCCACGGCCTCGCCGTCATGCTCAGCGAGTCTCTGTGTGAGATCTTCGTGTGGGACCCCCTCAACGGCCAGCAGCACCGCGTGCCTTTTCCACCGGAGCTCCGCGACGCCAAAAGGGAGAGTTTCTGTAGGTGCAGCGCCACGGTGATGTGTGTTGATGATCAAGACGGGCATGTGCAGGAGGATTGCTTCTTGAACCCGGCCTTCAAATTGGTCTTGATCTGCTCCCGTAGAGACCTGAAGACATCATTAGCTTGTGCCTACGAATCAGTGTCGGGTGTATGGGGGAATGTTGTCTCAGCGTCGACTAGAAGGATGGTTATGAAGCTAAAGCCCAGCATCCTTATCAGGAGTGCAGTTTACTGGTTGCTGCATGGAGGTCAAATCCTTGCATTTGATATTGAAAGGCAGACTCTTGCTGTCATCGAGACGCCCGTCGATGCCGAACGTTGGTCCTTTCAGCTCTTACGGACAGATGAAGACAGCGTTCTTGGCCTGGCCGCTATGTCGAAACTGGGCATTCATATATGGGAGAGGAAACTGAACTCTGATGGTGTTGCCGGATGGGTGCTTCTGCAGAAAATCAATCAATTGGAGGGGATGTTGTCTAACGACTTCATAAATGGAGGGATGGTGGGGTATGACGAGGACTTAAATGTGGTGGTTTTGTCTACATACAGTGGTGACTTCATGTTGCACCTTGAGTCGAGGCGGATCAGATTAATTACTAAAAAGAATCGCCGGGTCGACATGATGCATTTTCCGCACAGAAATTTCTACACTGCAG GCAGGGGAAGTGGGTGGAAATGGGTGGATCCAAATCTCTAA